CACAGATCGCCCGACCGGATGGCATCGAAGATCTCCGCAAAGCCATCCCGCCAGGCATCGGCGCCGGCCTGATCCTGCCAATGCCGCAACCAGAACGGTCTTACCGTTACACCGGATGCGACCTCTCCGGCAAGACCGGCCCCAAGGCTGCGGCCGGAAAGCAGGCCATAGAAGCGGAACGCGCCGCCCGGCGACACGGCAAGCGCCACGCCCGTCCCGATCTCGCCGCCCACGGCGTCCAGCCCGGCATCGATCCGCCCGCCCGCGGCCCGGCGCAGCCGGACCGCCAGCTCCACCGCCGGCTCGCCCGCTTCGGTCACCACCACAGCGGCAGCGCCGGCCGCCTGCAGGGCACCCGTTCGTGCCGCCGCCGTGGTCACCGCCACCACCTGCCAGCCATGCCGCCGGGCAAAGGCCAGCACGCAGGCCCCGAAGGCCGATCCGGCGGCGTCGATCGCGATCACCGCACCGGCCGGCAGGGCCAGTTCGTGGACCAGCAGCGCCCAGGCGGTCAGCGGGTTGATATAGGCCTGGGCCGCGGCCTCGTCGGGGATGTCCGCCGGCACGGCCACGCAGAACGATGCCGGCGCCGTCACCCGGCTGGCCCAGGTACCGCTGCCGCGCAGCGCCAGCACCCGGTCGCCGGGGGACAGGCACGATCCGTCCGCAGCCCGCTCGACGATGCCCACGCCCTCGTATCCGGCAATGCGCGGTGGCGCCACGCGATGGGCATAGGCGCCGGTGATCGGGATCAGGTCCGACGGATTGATCGAGCGATGGGTCATGGCCACCACCGCCTCTCCGACAGCCGGTGCCGGTGCGGGCTGCGCCTCCAGCGCCAGCACCTCGGCCGGGTCGCCGAAGCGTCGGAAGATCAGGGCCCGACCCGTCATCGCGGTCATGCGCCGCCCGGCAGAAGCGTGGGTTCAAGCTTCGCGCGCAGGCTGGCCGGCAGTTCGGCGCTGCGGCCGGTGCTGCGATCCACCGCCACCCAGATCAGTTCGCCCCGGGCGCGTGGCACATCCTCGCCCGCGCCGAACACCTCGAGCGCGAAGGCCAGAGAGGACCGGCCGAGCTTCGCCATCCCCACCCCGACCTCGATGCTGTGGCGGAAGCGCACGGGGGCCAGGAAATCCACGGCCGCCCGGCGCACGAAATAGACCGGGGCCGCCGGATCGGCAGCCCCTGCATCGCCCTCCCCGCCTTCGGTACCCGTCACCGCCAGGATCTCGTCGCAGCCGCGCGCCACCAGAAAGCCGGTGACGGCAGTGTCGAAGAAATCCAGATAGCGGCCGTTGAAGACATGCCCATGCATGTCAACCTCGGAGAAGCGCACCTCGAAGGGGTGGACATATGTGTAATCGGCCCGTGACATGGGACCAGAGATTACGCCAGACCGAAGCCGCCGTCGACGGTGACGACCGACCCGGTCATGAAGGCCGAAGCATCCGACGACAGCAGCAGCAGTGCGCCGTCCAGATCGACCGCCGCCCCCAGCTTGCGCTGGGCCACCTTGCGCAGCAGCTTCTGGCCGCCCTCGGTCTCGAAGAACGAGGCGTTGATGTCGGTTTCGATATAGCCGGGGGCGATCGCATTGACCCGGATGTTGTAGCGGGCCAGCTCCAGCGCCATCGCCCGGGTCATGTGGTTGACGCCGGCC
The window above is part of the Tistrella mobilis genome. Proteins encoded here:
- a CDS encoding acyl-CoA thioesterase, whose translation is MSRADYTYVHPFEVRFSEVDMHGHVFNGRYLDFFDTAVTGFLVARGCDEILAVTGTEGGEGDAGAADPAAPVYFVRRAAVDFLAPVRFRHSIEVGVGMAKLGRSSLAFALEVFGAGEDVPRARGELIWVAVDRSTGRSAELPASLRAKLEPTLLPGGA
- a CDS encoding zinc-dependent alcohol dehydrogenase family protein; the protein is MTAMTGRALIFRRFGDPAEVLALEAQPAPAPAVGEAVVAMTHRSINPSDLIPITGAYAHRVAPPRIAGYEGVGIVERAADGSCLSPGDRVLALRGSGTWASRVTAPASFCVAVPADIPDEAAAQAYINPLTAWALLVHELALPAGAVIAIDAAGSAFGACVLAFARRHGWQVVAVTTAAARTGALQAAGAAAVVVTEAGEPAVELAVRLRRAAGGRIDAGLDAVGGEIGTGVALAVSPGGAFRFYGLLSGRSLGAGLAGEVASGVTVRPFWLRHWQDQAGADAWRDGFAEIFDAIRSGDLCLPAEAAFALDDWRAALAAAGRRDRRGKILLTGG